A region from the Pristiophorus japonicus isolate sPriJap1 unplaced genomic scaffold, sPriJap1.hap1 HAP1_SCAFFOLD_308, whole genome shotgun sequence genome encodes:
- the LOC139249362 gene encoding zinc finger protein 239-like, whose protein sequence is MDSHKDTCTTEKPWKCDDCGKVFRSPSELEMHRRCHTGERPFTCSECGKAFTESSSLLTHQRIHTGERPFTCSECGKGFTASSDLLKHQRVHTGERPFTCFQCGKRFTEQSNLLKHQRVHTGERPFACSECGKGFTQSSTLLRHQRVHTGERPFTCSECGNGFTQSSTLLTHQRVHTGERPFTCSVCGKGFTQSSTLLRHQRLHK, encoded by the coding sequence ATGGATAGTCACAAGGATACCTGCACCacagagaaaccgtggaaatgtgatgactgtgggaaggtattcagatcaccatctgagctggaaatgcATCGAcgctgtcacactggggagaggccgttcacctgctctgagtgtgggaaggcattcactgagtcatccagcctgctgacgcaccagcgaattcacactggggagaggccattcacctgctctgagtgtgggaagggattcactgcatcatccgacctgctgaaacaccaacgtgttcacactggggagagaccgttcacctgctttcagtgtgggaagcgattcactgagcaatccaacctactgaaacaccagcgagttcacacaggggagaggccgttcgcctgctcagagtgtgggaaaggattcactcagtcatccaccctgctgagacaccagcgagttcacactggggagaggccgttcacctgctctgaatgtgggaacggattcactcaatcatccacactgctgacacaccagcgagttcacactggggagaggccgttcacctgctcagtgtgtgggaagggattcactcagtcatccaccctgctgagacaccagcgacttcacaagtGA